Genomic DNA from Leptospira hartskeerlii:
TGACGCGTTCTTCCGTTTTGATTTCATTAGCATTCTTTCCCAACGGAGGTTGTACGGGGATTAACTGAAGAGCAAGGAATACGACTATTAGTCCGATTCCGAGACGGATCCAAATTTTTCTCATCACTCCCGCTAAGAATAATGACGGGAATGTTTTTGAAAATAGAATTTTTCCCCTTTCTTCTATCTAAACCATGGACTTTTTGCAAGACGGACATAACCTCTCCTATCTTTGGATCGCCTCCGGGATCATTCTCATGGTAGCCGAACTTTTTGTCCCTGGAACATTCGTATTCTTTTTAGGACTTTCTGCGGCAATTGTAGGAAGTATTTCCTATTTTTTTGAAATAGGATTTTGGACCCAGGCAATCATTTGGGCGGCACTTTCAGGAATTCTAATTTGGGTGGGAGGGAATTTCCTGAGGAAATTTTTTCCTTCTTCTTCCGAAAGGGCGACCCTTAATCCTGAGGAAGGTCCAGGACGGATCGTTTTAGTTTCCAAAGATATTCTTGTGGAAAGGAAAGGTGGAAGGATCGTATTCCAAGGAACTGAGTGGGATGCGATCAGCAAATCCAAACGTATCCCTGCCGGAAAAAGAGTCAGGATCCTGGAGAGGGAAAATCTGACATTCGTTGTGGAGCCGATCGAGCTTCCTGAAATATAATCATTATTGAATAGGAGTTAGAAACTGATAAAATGGACCCATTTCTATTTTTTACGCTGATCTTCATCGCAACAATCTATCTCATTGTGAAGACCTGTATTGTGGTTCCCCAAAACTATTGTTTTGTTGTGGAAAGACTCGGAGTGTTCCGTGGAGCGCTTGGTGCAGGTTTTCATTTTCTCATCCCGATCATTGACCAGATCAGATACAAACAACTTTTGAAGGAAATCGCAATCGATATTCCTCCTCAGACTTGTATTACTAAGGATAACGTTTCCATTTTGGTGGATGGTATTCTATACATCAAAGTTATGGATCCTTACAAAGCTTCCTACGAAATCGAAAACTTTCGAAGTGCTACCATCCAGTTGGCTCAAACCACTCTTCGTTCAGAGATAGGGAAACTTGTATTGGACCATACATTCTCAGAAAGAGATGATATCAATGCAAACGTAGTTCGTGCACTCGATGAGGCAACAGATCCTTGGGGAATCAAGGTAACTCGTTACGAGATCAAAAACATTTCGCCTCCTAAAGAAATTCTTCATGAGATGGAAGAACAAGTAAAAGCAGAACGTGTAAAACGTGCAGAGATCACGATCTCCGAAGGAGAAAAAGCGGCAAGGATCAATCGCTCTATGGGTGAAAGACAGGAAGCGATCAACCTTTCAGAAGGTGAGAAAACCAAAAAAGTAAACGAGGCAGAAGGTAAAGCTAAGGAGATCGAGTTCATTGCAAAAGCCAAGGCAAAAGGTATCCAACAGATCTCGGATGCAATCGGGAACGAAGGCGGAGCAGAAGCAGTCAATCTTCAGATCACAGAGGATTATCTATCAGGACTCGGAGTAATTTTAGAAAAAGCAAAAACTACAGTTCTCCCAACGGAAATGGCAAACGTAGTCGGTTTCTTTGAAGGTATTTCCAAGGTGACCAATAAATTCCCAGGATTGGATTCAGAGAAGGAGTAATATTCAAGATGTTTGTTTCAGTATTTTTATGGATATTCTGGCTCGGGTTTCTACTCTACTTTGCGTATAAACTCTATCGTTCCTTGAGAATTGTTTCCGCTCAGGAATGTATCATTGTAGAAAGGCTCGGAAAATATAGCCGAACCCTTCACGCAGGGTTTCATATTCTAATCCCTTTTATAGATTATGATGCATATTATCATACTCTAAAAGAGCAAGCGATAGACGTTCCTCCTCAAACTTGTATCACAAAAGACAACGTTAAAGTGGAGATGGATGGAATTCTTTATTTAAGAGTACTCGATCCTCAGAAAGCGAGTTACGGAATAGAAGATTATAGATTCGCAGTTACCCAACTCGTGCAAACTACCATGAGAGCGATCATTGGAACTATGGATCTGGATACAACTTTCGAAACGAGAGAAGTGATCAATAGTAAGATCCTAGAAGTGTTAGACCAAGCTGGAGAACCTTGGGGAGTTCGTGTAAATCGTTATGAGATCGTAAACATTGCTCCCCCTAAATCAGTCATCGAAGCAATGGAGAGAGAGAAAAAGGCGCAGATCTCCAAGAAAGCACAGATCTCTCTTTCAGAAGGAGATAGAGACTCCAGGATCAACCGCTCTTTAGGTATTAAAGAAGAAGCCATCAATAAATCCGAGGGTGAAAAACAAAAAAGGATCAATGAGGCAGAAGGCCAAGCAGCGGAAATTGAATCCATTGCAACTGCTACTGCAAAGGGGATCGAGTTACTTGCGGCTTCCATCAAAACAAAGGGTGGTAAAGAAGCGGTAAAACTCAGGATCGCTCAGAGATTTATTAAAGAGGTAGAAAAATTAGGACAGGATGGAACAGAACTTGTTCTTCCACTGAACCTATCTAATTTTAAATCTGTAATGAAGTCAGTCCTTGGAAGCGAGGACAAAAAGGTCTAAGATCAAAATCGTATCCGGAGGTTACTTCCGGATACGAACATTCTATTTAGAGCATTCTTCTTGATGGATCCACTATCTCGGTAATTCGAATTCCGTAATAATCATCCAATAAAACCAGTTTTCCTTTCCCAACCAGTTTGCCGTTTGCTAAAATATCCAGATCTTCTCCGACAGCGTTGTCCAGTTCTACAACTGCGCCTTCGTTCAGACCTAAGACATCTTTAATGTACATATTGGTCCTACCTAATTCCACAGTAAGAGCCACATTAACATCTAGTAATAGATTTAAATTTGCGGTATTGGAAGAAACGGAACTAGAACGAGCACTTGTTTTTGGAGGAGCAGGAGTAGAAGAAGGCCCCAAAGCCGCAGCAATATCCGCGAAAGAAGGAGCTCCTCCGGATGCCGGAGAGGTAGAAGAGCCTGCTCCACCACCACCGCCGGAATCTCCTAATAGGGAGTCCAATTCTCCGCTCAGATTAAAATCTGCTGAGCCACCGCCCCCACCTCCCGGACTGGATCCGGTTAGTAATGCGTCTATATCGTCTTGTGAAAGGGAGCCTTCACCCATTAGGACTTGCCTCCAAAGGTTCTTTCTAAATTCTTCGACAGAACCGAAAGATTATACAAGAGAAATTCTAGGGAAGAAAGAATGAAACCTGAAGATTTGACCACTCCACCCTTACGAAATTCCGGAAATATTCTGGATTTTACACAGGCAAAAAACCTGCTTTATTCGGAGCTAAAAGGTCTAGGGGTAAAGGATTCCGAACTTCCTGCCTTTGTGCCGGACAAAAAAGATCTCAGGGTAGAATTTCCAATCCCGGGAGCGGATAAGGCACAGTTATTAGACTGTATCCAAATCGTTCGAAACCATATAGAAAATCTGAGGATCCATACTTTCGAGCCTGGATATGTTTGCCTACAAGCATTGAATGAAAATCTGTTCGAAACCAAAAACATTTTAGACAATGCAAAGTTCCGCTTTTATGCAGGAAGAAACCAAAGCAAAATAGAGATCACAAAAAAAGGAGATTTCCATAGAGAGGAAATTTTTTCCGCAATCGACCTATTCAAATATCTCAGACTTTCCAAACAAGAGTCCGTCCAGAATCCGAAAGAACTTCTACTTAGACTAGGTATTGATGTATATGATCCAATAGAAGCAAAGAAGAAGGGAGACTGGATGACATTCGAGACCATCGCAGGTTACGAAGATGTCAAAAGACAAATTTTAGAATCCATTATACTTCCTCTCAAATCTCCGGAAACCCTAGAGGAACTTTCGAAACTCACCCGTAAATTCCCAGGCAGAACGAAACCAAGGGCAATTCTTTTAGAAGGAGAACCTGGGGTAGGAAAAACCACCATGGCGAAAGTGATTTCCTGTATGACGGAGATCCCTCTCATCTATGTGCCGGTGGAATCCATTTTAAGTAAATATTATGGGGAAAGTGCCCAGAACATGGCTTATGTCTTTGATGTTGCCTCTCTATTCCCTTCTTGTCTTTTGTTTTTGGACGAAATAGATTCTTTGGCTGGGTCTAGAGACGACGGCCTATTCGAGGCGACCCGGAACATTCTATCCGTATTATTACGAAAACTGGACGGTTTTGAGGGAGGACAAAAATCGATCACACTGGGCGCTACGAACAGAAAGCAGGACCTGGACAAGGCTTTGGTTTCCAGATTTGACAGATCAGTATTCTTCCCCCTTCCTAACGAAAAAGAAAGGGCAGCGATATTAGGTAATTATGCTAAACATTTACAGGATTCCGAGCGTTTAACAATTTCACAACGATTGGGATCTCATTCAGGCCGGGATTTAAGGGATTTCTGCGACTTTGTGGAAAGAAGATGGGCGGCTAATCTGATCGAAAAAGGATTGAAACCGACTCCTCCACCCTATGAACTGTATTTGGAAACGAGTTCAAAATCAGGAAAATAAACGTTTTCGGTGCGAAAATGTAAGTCTTCGATTTAATCGGGAGTCTATTTTACCGATACTAGAGACAGGGTATTCTCGACTTTCGGGAAACTCAAACGCAGAAGAGACCAAGGAAATAGGGTACAATGAAACGCAAAATCGCATTTTGCCTGGCAATTTTTTCAATCGCAGGCATACTCAACGCTCAAGACAACCAAGCCCAAAAGAAGGAAGACGGTCAAACCGGTGCGGCTATCCTTGATACGGAAAAAGGTCTGGATCAAAGAGTTACCGCTCTAAATGAAAGACTAAAACGTCATACAGTACTCATGAAAATGAAAGTACGTGTTCTTCCATTCCGTACGGTTTTGTACAAAGGAAAAGCAAACAACGACGAATGTGTGGTTTCGAATAGTAACGCACAAGAAGATGCAGCAAACAACTGTATCCGAGTAGAAGTTTACGATTTCATTAAGGACGAAGAAAGAGGCCAAGGCAAGATCGTTCAAGGTGGACTTTCCAAATATATGGAAATCTACTTCGAAGGACCGAACTCCAACGATCCGGATCCTAGAATGGAACCTCCTCGTAAAATCAGCAAAATTATCAGTAGAGTTTATAAGAATAACTTCCTAATCGAAGATAAATCGGTTTCCGAGATCATCGACAGGGCTCCGAACGACCAACCAGGACATAACGATAAGATCGAACTCTTCTATCAAAAGAACGGTTATCCGGAAGGTGGTCGTCCAGAAACTCCTAGCGAAAAAGGTGTTGGTAAATACGTTCTTGCTAACGTAGAAAATACTAAGACCCACCCTATCCGTAACTCTTTCAAAAAGACTTTCTACATTAAACATTTGGATACGTTCGACAGATTATTTACCAAAATTTTCGATTACAACGACCAGTTGGGTAATGAGAACTACAAAGAGAACGTAAACACGCTCAAGGAATCCCTGAAATACTAAGCTAAGTGCGGTATATTCTTCCTTGTTCTTCCTGCGGCACCGAACTCAGAATTCCCATTGATTTGGGAAGACTGACTGTTCGGTGTCCTAGATGTTATCATTCTTTCGTTTTTGATCCGGAAGACCCCGCCAGTTTTAGAGGCGGAAGGTACGATCTCCCAGGAGGAGATTCCGGAGCGCAGAGTCCCCGTTCAGTACGGGGATTTTTTCGTTTTTTAGAAAATAAATTCGAATCTATCAAATCTAGATTTAGCCGGAACAGATCTTACGGTTGGCAAAATCCGGATGAACGCCAAAATTATAATGACCCCAATCGCACTGGATTCGGCCCTCTACTCGCAAAATATATTCTATTCATTCTGATCCTGATCGGGATCGCAAGAGCATGCTTCTTTTCTACCCAGAGCTGGAACGATTCCGTTCCGAATTGGAACACTCCGGAGCCTCAGGAACCTTCTGTTCCAACTCCAGGGGAAGAAGACGATAAAGCTCCACAAGTAGAAATTTAAACTTTCATGAACTATCTAATATTGGATCCCTCTCAGAAAACAAATTCTGGAGAATTCAAGATTTCTAATAAGGATCGGATCACACATATTCTAAAAGTTTTACAAAAGAAAGAAAGCGATAAGATCAAAGCAGGTCTCATAAATGAGAGTTTGGGGATCTTTAAAATTCTCAAAATTTCCCCGGAAGAAATTTCAGGATCTTATACTTCTATCATCCGACCTAAAAGAAGAAGTCCTGTTATCAATCTAATTGTTTCCGTCCAAAGACCTCCCACGATCGAAAAGATCTTAGAACTTGTAGGTGTCTGGGGAACCTATTCTATAGAATTCAGACTCTCTACACTTTCAAGAACGGAATATCTCACCTCCCCTGTTTGGAAAGAAGAGAATATGAAAGAAAAACTGATCTTAGGAATGGAACAAGGTGGGAATGTTTTTCTTCCTAGGGTAGAGCTTGGATTTGTTCCTCCAGGCAAAAAAACAAGTTTTGAAAAGAAACAGTCCGTTTCGGAAATAGTAGATCCTTCTTCCCGTAAGTTTTTCTATTTAGACAAAAAGGGAAAGTCCATCCAGGAGATCCTCCCCTTAGGTGAAAAAGAATATTCTATTTTGGTGGGACCGGAGCCTGGTTGGACAAAAGCCGAACTAGAAACATTCAGAAAATCAAATATTCCTGGAATCAGGCTTTCTTCTTCTGTTTTGAGATCTGAGCAGGCAGTGTCCTTCTTCCTTTCCCAATGGGAAAATTCTATCCCTCATTAGATTAGAAGGACAAAGAGTTAGAGAATAATACCTTTTGCTCGTCCTGTGCTACGAAACTATTAGTAGTGCTATCATAGACCCATCTGCGGATATCCTGCACTCTGATTGCGATAAATCCAAGATTCAGGGCAGCTTCTAACGCTCCGACTGAATTATCATCTACCTTAAATGCATCTTTATTCTGATCGAAGTTCTTACGTGTATAATATCCGGAGATCATGAATAAGGAACCGATCGGGAAATATAAACCTACGAATATCCTGGAATTATTAGGTCCGGAATAATTCTCATAGTTCGCTTCTAAAGATACTCTATAAAAATTAAATACTACGGAAGTGAAATATCCTTTCAGCCTTGCAGCATCCGGATCCATGAGTTTAGCAGCTTCGAGCTTTGTCATTGGAAGTTGGGAGTTTATGTTGGACTGATATCTCTCTATCTCGTAAAAGCTGTCGAAATACATAGGAATATAGTTCGCATCCATATTTCTATATTCAGGTTTGATCTTAGCGTATATGTCTTTCCCACCGAAGCGGAACATTGCGCCAGTATGAGTTCCTTTGGAGTTCAATATTTTGATGGTGTTTACATCGTAGTAAGGAGTGATTTCAATATATTTTGTGCTGATGAGTTTGTATTCAGCATCCATACCTTGGATGACTAATTTTTCCGACTGCTCTACGAGCGGATTATTATTAGAATCCAAACGTAAACGACCGGTGGTATCAAACGAAAGTTGTGTAGGAGCCTTTGTATCGAATGCGGTAGTATAACCGATAGAGAATCTATTTGCGAAATTATCCTGATTGAAGAACTCTTTTAACTTTTCCTTACGAGATTCTGGTTTTTTCTCGATCGGGATCATTTCTTCTCTCATCTGGTGAGTCTTTTGATCTTCTACCAAAGCCCTGTATTTCTCTCTGTCTTCCGGGTCTACTCCTGCTTCTTCGTAGACTTTTTTTCTACCGGCTTCGTCCGCTACGTTTCCTTGTCCAAGTTGTAACATCCCGAAGAGTTGAGATCTTCCCGTAAATAGATCGAATAATTTGAATGCGATCGCAAACGGACGTACATATCCTCTGGCTGCACCTATCTCGTGAGTATAGACAGAGTTTGTGAATACCTGCACTCCTCCATAATCGTTATTAAAATCAGCCATCAGACCCACATTATAAATGTCTATCCTCTGGTTGTTCACATAACGGTTTACGATGGTTCCGTGTCCTATATATCCATCGAAGAGTTTCCCCGCATAAAAGGAGAAGGTTGTCTCCCCCGGTTTATAAAGACCATAAGTCCCATACCAGATATTATTAATAAGCCTAAGATAATCACTCTTTTGGTCGTAGTCGATTTTACGAATGCTTCCCACTTTTAAGGTTGGATCTTTCGGATCTTGGTCGTATGCGAGAAAGTTCATCGGAGCTGTGAGCGATAGTCCGAATTCTCCACCGAAATTCAAATTTAAGGTAGGAGCAAGATATAGATAATAATCGTTATTAAACTTGTTCACCCCTGCATCGAATGTGAATGGATCAGGAGGTTGCATGTATTGTCTGCCAGGAGGCATCCAGAGTTGCGCTTCAAGTTCTTCCCCAGGCAATAGATAAAGGGTTAAAAGGATAATTCCCGGAAGTATTAGAGATCTTCTTAATAAATTCAAAAAGTTTAATTTCATATT
This window encodes:
- a CDS encoding NfeD family protein — encoded protein: MDFLQDGHNLSYLWIASGIILMVAELFVPGTFVFFLGLSAAIVGSISYFFEIGFWTQAIIWAALSGILIWVGGNFLRKFFPSSSERATLNPEEGPGRIVLVSKDILVERKGGRIVFQGTEWDAISKSKRIPAGKRVRILERENLTFVVEPIELPEI
- a CDS encoding SPFH domain-containing protein — encoded protein: MDPFLFFTLIFIATIYLIVKTCIVVPQNYCFVVERLGVFRGALGAGFHFLIPIIDQIRYKQLLKEIAIDIPPQTCITKDNVSILVDGILYIKVMDPYKASYEIENFRSATIQLAQTTLRSEIGKLVLDHTFSERDDINANVVRALDEATDPWGIKVTRYEIKNISPPKEILHEMEEQVKAERVKRAEITISEGEKAARINRSMGERQEAINLSEGEKTKKVNEAEGKAKEIEFIAKAKAKGIQQISDAIGNEGGAEAVNLQITEDYLSGLGVILEKAKTTVLPTEMANVVGFFEGISKVTNKFPGLDSEKE
- a CDS encoding SPFH domain-containing protein, producing MFVSVFLWIFWLGFLLYFAYKLYRSLRIVSAQECIIVERLGKYSRTLHAGFHILIPFIDYDAYYHTLKEQAIDVPPQTCITKDNVKVEMDGILYLRVLDPQKASYGIEDYRFAVTQLVQTTMRAIIGTMDLDTTFETREVINSKILEVLDQAGEPWGVRVNRYEIVNIAPPKSVIEAMEREKKAQISKKAQISLSEGDRDSRINRSLGIKEEAINKSEGEKQKRINEAEGQAAEIESIATATAKGIELLAASIKTKGGKEAVKLRIAQRFIKEVEKLGQDGTELVLPLNLSNFKSVMKSVLGSEDKKV
- the fliN gene encoding flagellar motor switch protein FliN, which translates into the protein MGEGSLSQDDIDALLTGSSPGGGGGGSADFNLSGELDSLLGDSGGGGGAGSSTSPASGGAPSFADIAAALGPSSTPAPPKTSARSSSVSSNTANLNLLLDVNVALTVELGRTNMYIKDVLGLNEGAVVELDNAVGEDLDILANGKLVGKGKLVLLDDYYGIRITEIVDPSRRML
- a CDS encoding AAA family ATPase; its protein translation is MKPEDLTTPPLRNSGNILDFTQAKNLLYSELKGLGVKDSELPAFVPDKKDLRVEFPIPGADKAQLLDCIQIVRNHIENLRIHTFEPGYVCLQALNENLFETKNILDNAKFRFYAGRNQSKIEITKKGDFHREEIFSAIDLFKYLRLSKQESVQNPKELLLRLGIDVYDPIEAKKKGDWMTFETIAGYEDVKRQILESIILPLKSPETLEELSKLTRKFPGRTKPRAILLEGEPGVGKTTMAKVISCMTEIPLIYVPVESILSKYYGESAQNMAYVFDVASLFPSCLLFLDEIDSLAGSRDDGLFEATRNILSVLLRKLDGFEGGQKSITLGATNRKQDLDKALVSRFDRSVFFPLPNEKERAAILGNYAKHLQDSERLTISQRLGSHSGRDLRDFCDFVERRWAANLIEKGLKPTPPPYELYLETSSKSGK
- the fcpB gene encoding flagellar-coiling protein FcpB; the protein is MKRKIAFCLAIFSIAGILNAQDNQAQKKEDGQTGAAILDTEKGLDQRVTALNERLKRHTVLMKMKVRVLPFRTVLYKGKANNDECVVSNSNAQEDAANNCIRVEVYDFIKDEERGQGKIVQGGLSKYMEIYFEGPNSNDPDPRMEPPRKISKIISRVYKNNFLIEDKSVSEIIDRAPNDQPGHNDKIELFYQKNGYPEGGRPETPSEKGVGKYVLANVENTKTHPIRNSFKKTFYIKHLDTFDRLFTKIFDYNDQLGNENYKENVNTLKESLKY
- a CDS encoding zinc-ribbon domain-containing protein produces the protein MRYILPCSSCGTELRIPIDLGRLTVRCPRCYHSFVFDPEDPASFRGGRYDLPGGDSGAQSPRSVRGFFRFLENKFESIKSRFSRNRSYGWQNPDERQNYNDPNRTGFGPLLAKYILFILILIGIARACFFSTQSWNDSVPNWNTPEPQEPSVPTPGEEDDKAPQVEI
- a CDS encoding RsmE family RNA methyltransferase → MNYLILDPSQKTNSGEFKISNKDRITHILKVLQKKESDKIKAGLINESLGIFKILKISPEEISGSYTSIIRPKRRSPVINLIVSVQRPPTIEKILELVGVWGTYSIEFRLSTLSRTEYLTSPVWKEENMKEKLILGMEQGGNVFLPRVELGFVPPGKKTSFEKKQSVSEIVDPSSRKFFYLDKKGKSIQEILPLGEKEYSILVGPEPGWTKAELETFRKSNIPGIRLSSSVLRSEQAVSFFLSQWENSIPH
- the impL63 gene encoding cytoplasmic membrane protein ImpL63, whose protein sequence is MKLNFLNLLRRSLILPGIILLTLYLLPGEELEAQLWMPPGRQYMQPPDPFTFDAGVNKFNNDYYLYLAPTLNLNFGGEFGLSLTAPMNFLAYDQDPKDPTLKVGSIRKIDYDQKSDYLRLINNIWYGTYGLYKPGETTFSFYAGKLFDGYIGHGTIVNRYVNNQRIDIYNVGLMADFNNDYGGVQVFTNSVYTHEIGAARGYVRPFAIAFKLFDLFTGRSQLFGMLQLGQGNVADEAGRKKVYEEAGVDPEDREKYRALVEDQKTHQMREEMIPIEKKPESRKEKLKEFFNQDNFANRFSIGYTTAFDTKAPTQLSFDTTGRLRLDSNNNPLVEQSEKLVIQGMDAEYKLISTKYIEITPYYDVNTIKILNSKGTHTGAMFRFGGKDIYAKIKPEYRNMDANYIPMYFDSFYEIERYQSNINSQLPMTKLEAAKLMDPDAARLKGYFTSVVFNFYRVSLEANYENYSGPNNSRIFVGLYFPIGSLFMISGYYTRKNFDQNKDAFKVDDNSVGALEAALNLGFIAIRVQDIRRWVYDSTTNSFVAQDEQKVLFSNSLSF